The Plasmodium gaboni strain SY75 chromosome 9, whole genome shotgun sequence DNA segment CATcaattttgttttttaaaaaaaaaaaaatttaagaTATATAAGCCAACCGTATgcttttatttattcattttatattttttactttaaaattttaattatatcCTATTACACATACTTCTCATAATGAATTAAAACATTGATCattatagaaaatataatttaactttatatatttcgTATAACcaaattaaaatttttatatattatacattatatattatagatttataaaaataatttgtaATTCAAGCATTTGTATTTATGTATacatttcattttttaaattattcatatatattttattatgtacatataaatatttacaCACTCTCTCATTTTTAGCAtgtaagaaaaaaaaaaaaaaaaaagaaatatacTAAAAATGTATcttttattctttataaataataactagccattaatttattacccaaaattttatgaacatgttcataattattatgaacaattcagaatatgaataaataattaaatatatatatatatatatatatatatatatacatatatatttatatgtgaataatttaataaaatgaaaaatacttaaaaaaaaaagataaattataacattataataacatactattaattatttttatttatgtttgTATGAATCATGGGGAATGTCATGGGGTTTAAGGACAAGGTAGTAATAAGTTTAAAgataatattcataaatatttaaataaataaatatatatatatatatatatatatatatatatatatatatatatataatatatatttattttatatatgacATGCTGCATTTACTACCTTACCAggatataatttttattttcgaacaatttattttaattgtaatttttttttgttttttttttctttttttttcccctTTTAGAATAAGAACAAGGAAAATATTAGCATTTTCGAAAAAAGATATGGATACAATTTGAACGACTTGCATAgttatatttacaaaattaATCTTCCTCTTAAACCACgttatattaattatgtattagaagaaaagaaaaaaatgagtAGCAAAAATGGTCAAGATGAATACCAAAAGGATATGATAGTAGAAGATAAAGAAACTGATAAAATGGAAGCACAGCAAGCCTATCATCATGATTATAATGATGAGACAAACGAAGATATTTTCTTAAAGAATAATTTGAATGCAGTAGACTTATATCAAAACTATGAAAAGGACAATATTAATGATTCAAggaatatttataaaaataaattaataattaataataaccGTCAgaatgaaaaatatgaagataaatatgttcatatgtcatatgataaaaattatatatatgataatcatacaaataatatatatacagatgataatatttcaaattatatattgcaacaaaataatatttcaacaaatcataaaaaagaaaatgaaataaagacatatgttaatttatgtttaaattattataataactTGGACACATGTgttatgaaaaaatatgaaaaaaatgttcAAAGCAAAAggtataaatatacaagATTGCACACATGTAAACCTCATTACGTaagaattaaaaagaaaaagacgaaaaaaacatatattaataaatatgtgatattattatatgtcAAATTAGGGTGTCTGAaaagaatatgaaaatattacatatatgtgTTACTTGAactttaaatataaatatatatatatatatatatatatatatatttcttttttagGTGTTATTTTCCAGGTGTATTAAATATCGAGATAAAAAGTTGAtgaaagaaataaaaaagattGAGCTGAATTATTACAATTCTCTTAATAATACCAATAAGTAAAAATTAAAGCATAACAATGGACAAAATTGTAGatcatacatataaatataaatatatatatata contains these protein-coding regions:
- a CDS encoding hypothetical protein (conserved Plasmodium protein, unknown function) — its product is MGNVMGFKDKNKNKENISIFEKRYGYNLNDLHSYIYKINLPLKPRYINYVLEEKKKMSSKNGQDEYQKDMIVEDKETDKMEAQQAYHHDYNDETNEDIFLKNNLNAVDLYQNYEKDNINDSRNIYKNKLIINNNRQNEKYEDKYVHMSYDKNYIYDNHTNNIYTDDNISNYILQQNNISTNHKKENEIKTYVNLCLNYYNNLDTCVMKKYEKNVQSKRYKYTRLHTCKPHYVLFSRCIKYRDKKLMKEIKKIELNYYNSLNNTNKGIYLNEFLTNLNYHEYLIGKLHDSIEKIKLNKELNELRERYDHIIKHKKQINDNSSKRYDEKRNSNVYKRFLLLNV